Proteins encoded by one window of Lutibacter sp. A64:
- a CDS encoding ParB/RepB/Spo0J family partition protein — translation MAKALKKQALGRGLSALLKENTANVNSANDENADKVVGSIIEIELESIEVNPFQPRSYFNEEALRELASSIKELGVIQPITVRKLGNEKFQLVSGERRFRASKLIGNKTIPAYIRLANDQEMLEMALVENIQRKDLDPIEVALSYQRLIDEIDLTQEEMSQRVGKKRSTITNYLRLLKLDPIIQTGMRDGFLSMGHGRALINIENTEEQLAIYEKILAEKLSVRQTEQVVKELKSGVEKPKKTTTKTNETPKFVAKGLKTFSEYFGHKIDVKLSGADKGKIVIPFHSEEDFNRIKKLLE, via the coding sequence ATGGCAAAAGCACTAAAAAAACAAGCACTTGGAAGAGGTTTATCTGCCTTGTTAAAAGAAAATACGGCTAATGTTAATTCAGCTAATGATGAAAATGCAGATAAAGTTGTTGGTAGTATTATTGAAATAGAATTAGAATCTATTGAAGTAAATCCTTTTCAACCAAGAAGTTATTTTAATGAAGAGGCATTACGTGAATTAGCTAGTTCTATTAAAGAACTAGGCGTTATTCAACCAATTACAGTTAGAAAACTTGGAAACGAAAAATTTCAATTAGTATCTGGAGAACGTAGATTTAGAGCTTCAAAATTAATTGGAAACAAAACAATACCTGCCTATATTAGATTGGCAAACGACCAAGAAATGCTTGAAATGGCATTGGTTGAAAACATTCAAAGAAAAGATTTAGACCCTATTGAAGTTGCTTTATCTTACCAACGTTTAATCGATGAAATTGATTTAACACAAGAAGAAATGAGTCAACGTGTAGGTAAAAAACGTTCTACAATTACAAATTACTTGCGTTTATTAAAATTAGACCCAATAATTCAAACGGGAATGCGAGATGGTTTTTTATCTATGGGACACGGTAGAGCCCTTATAAATATTGAAAATACTGAAGAACAATTAGCTATTTATGAAAAAATATTAGCTGAGAAATTATCTGTTAGACAAACAGAGCAAGTTGTTAAAGAACTTAAAAGTGGTGTTGAAAAACCAAAAAAAACAACTACTAAAACTAATGAGACTCCAAAATTTGTAGCTAAAGGATTAAAAACGTTTAGCGAATACTTTGGACATAAAATTGACGTTAAACTATCTGGGGCTGATAAAGGAAAAATAGTAATTCCTTTTCACTCTGAAGAAGATTTTAACCGAATAAAAAAATTATTGGAATAG
- a CDS encoding ParA family protein, with translation MGKIIAIANQKGGVGKTTTTVNLAAALGVLEKKVLLIDADPQANASSGLGIIVDEVEVGTYQLLEHAASAKDAILPTNSPNVSIIPAHIDLVAIEIELVDKDHREFMLKEVLEEVKNDYDYILIDCAPSLGLITLNALVAANSVVIPIQCEYFALEGLGKLLNTIKSIQKLHNPELDIEGLLLTMYDSRLRLSNQVVDEVKKHFQDMVFKTIIQRNVRLSEAPSYGESIIAYDATSKGAVNYINLANEILKQHAK, from the coding sequence ATGGGAAAAATTATTGCAATTGCCAACCAAAAAGGTGGTGTTGGTAAAACTACTACTACTGTAAATTTAGCCGCAGCTCTAGGAGTATTAGAAAAAAAAGTACTATTAATTGATGCCGATCCACAAGCTAATGCATCTTCTGGATTAGGTATTATTGTTGACGAAGTTGAAGTTGGAACCTACCAACTACTAGAACATGCTGCATCTGCAAAAGATGCAATTCTTCCAACAAATTCGCCCAATGTTTCAATAATACCTGCACATATAGATTTAGTTGCAATAGAAATTGAATTGGTTGATAAAGATCACCGAGAGTTTATGCTAAAAGAAGTTTTAGAAGAAGTTAAAAACGACTATGATTATATTCTTATAGACTGTGCTCCTTCTCTAGGATTAATTACTTTAAATGCATTGGTAGCTGCAAATTCTGTAGTTATACCTATACAATGTGAATATTTTGCTTTAGAAGGTTTAGGTAAATTATTAAATACTATAAAAAGTATTCAAAAATTACACAATCCAGAATTAGATATTGAAGGCTTACTATTAACTATGTACGATTCTCGTTTACGATTATCTAACCAAGTAGTTGATGAAGTAAAAAAACACTTTCAGGATATGGTATTTAAAACCATTATACAAAGAAATGTAAGGCTAAGTGAGGCTCCAAGTTATGGTGAAAGTATAATAGCTTATGATGCAACAAGTAAAGGTGCCGTAAATTATATTAACTTAGCAAACGAAATTTTAAAACAACACGCTAAATAA
- a CDS encoding GNAT family N-acetyltransferase produces MNRIIETERLYLRTLNVNDAKSFYLLNLDKAVLKYTGDKPFDSIESAKNFLENYDQYHKYGCGRWAVINKENEEFIGWCGIKFTATKNEYDIGFRFFKKHWNKGYATEAAKSCIEYGINTLKLKEIVGRALKENLASIKVLKKIGLIYYQELDFERNNWVIYKTK; encoded by the coding sequence TTGAATAGAATAATAGAAACAGAGAGACTCTATTTAAGAACATTAAATGTAAATGACGCAAAATCTTTTTATTTATTAAACCTAGATAAAGCAGTTTTAAAATATACTGGAGACAAACCATTTGATTCTATTGAAAGCGCTAAAAATTTTCTAGAAAACTACGACCAATACCATAAATATGGCTGCGGAAGATGGGCTGTAATTAACAAAGAAAATGAAGAATTTATTGGCTGGTGCGGCATTAAATTTACAGCAACTAAAAATGAATACGATATTGGTTTTCGATTTTTTAAAAAACATTGGAATAAAGGCTACGCTACAGAAGCTGCTAAATCTTGTATTGAATATGGTATAAATACCCTTAAATTAAAAGAAATTGTTGGAAGAGCTTTAAAAGAAAACCTAGCTTCTATTAAAGTACTTAAAAAAATTGGACTCATTTATTATCAAGAACTTGATTTTGAAAGAAATAACTGGGTAATTTATAAAACAAAGTAA
- a CDS encoding nucleoside phosphorylase, whose protein sequence is MNKIADSELILNPDGSVYHLNLKPENIANTIIFVGDQNRVPKITKHFDSIEFETQKREFRTITGVYKDIRMSVISTGIGPDNIDIVMNELDALVNIDLETRTVKKELTQLNIVRIGTSGSLQKDIPVDSFVLAKYGLGFDGMLLSYDCDHVLEADFEEAFIKHTNWSERKSRPYIVKNSSTLEKKLLSDKTFAGVTATAGGFYGPQGRVLRLQIQDPKLNSKIDNFNYKGVKITNLEMETSAIYGLSKLLGHNACSMNAIIANRANGTFSKNPYKPVEELIIYTLDKLSS, encoded by the coding sequence ATGAATAAAATAGCAGACTCAGAATTAATTTTAAATCCAGATGGTAGTGTTTACCATTTAAATTTAAAACCAGAAAATATTGCAAATACTATAATTTTTGTTGGAGATCAAAATAGAGTTCCAAAAATCACAAAACATTTCGATTCTATAGAATTTGAAACCCAAAAAAGAGAATTTAGAACAATTACAGGTGTTTATAAAGATATTAGAATGTCTGTAATATCTACAGGAATTGGTCCAGACAATATAGATATTGTTATGAATGAATTGGATGCGCTAGTTAATATAGATTTAGAAACTAGAACTGTAAAAAAAGAACTTACACAATTAAATATTGTTAGAATTGGTACTTCTGGTTCTTTACAAAAAGACATTCCGGTAGATAGCTTTGTACTAGCAAAATACGGGTTAGGTTTTGATGGTATGTTACTTTCTTACGATTGTGACCATGTATTAGAAGCAGATTTTGAAGAAGCTTTTATAAAACATACTAATTGGAGTGAAAGAAAATCTAGACCTTATATTGTTAAAAACAGTAGCACTTTAGAAAAAAAACTTTTAAGCGATAAAACGTTTGCAGGTGTAACAGCAACAGCTGGTGGATTTTACGGACCACAAGGAAGAGTTTTAAGATTACAAATTCAAGACCCAAAACTAAATAGTAAAATTGACAACTTTAACTATAAAGGAGTAAAAATAACAAATTTAGAAATGGAAACTTCGGCAATTTATGGATTGTCTAAATTATTGGGGCACAATGCTTGTTCTATGAATGCAATAATTGCCAATAGAGCCAATGGAACTTTTAGTAAAAACCCTTATAAACCTGTAGAAGAATTAATAATTTATACGCTAGATAAACTTAGCTCTTAA
- a CDS encoding translation initiation factor has product MGKKKINSLEDLGGFVFSTNENFEYENNENTETLPANKQFLEAHFSNKGRGGKTVTVITGFKGLDSDLKALGKLLKTKCGVGGSVKDNEIIIQGNYRDKIMQILKKEGYNIKRVGG; this is encoded by the coding sequence ATGGGAAAAAAGAAAATAAATAGTCTTGAAGATTTAGGTGGTTTTGTATTTTCAACAAATGAAAATTTTGAGTATGAAAATAATGAAAACACAGAAACCTTACCTGCTAACAAACAATTTTTAGAAGCACATTTCTCTAACAAAGGAAGAGGCGGAAAAACAGTTACCGTTATTACTGGCTTTAAAGGTTTAGATAGCGACTTAAAAGCTTTAGGTAAATTACTTAAAACCAAATGCGGTGTTGGTGGTAGCGTAAAAGACAACGAAATTATAATTCAAGGTAATTACCGAGATAAAATAATGCAGATTCTTAAAAAAGAAGGATATAACATAAAACGCGTTGGCGGATAA
- a CDS encoding isopenicillin N synthase family dioxygenase: MKNIPSVDLSDFLSGDSKKKEKFIKEIGEAYEEIGFVALKGHFLSEELTNNLYKEVKSFFELSEATKESYTIEGIGGQRGYTSFGKESAKGKTVGDLKEFWHFGQEVVGNEKLKAAYPENVIVKEVPNFNKVGMEAYKNLEKTAIYVLRALSLYIGLDEFYFDKYVINGNSILRPIHYPPIQGEPKGAVRAAAHGDINLITLLMGASASGLEVQNKQGKWIPVTALPEQLVINVGDMLERLTNNKLRSTIHRVVNPPREEWGNSRYSIPFFTHPISEMSLNCLPECINELRPKVYDDITAGEFLTERLKDLGLIK; the protein is encoded by the coding sequence ATGAAAAATATACCAAGTGTAGATTTATCAGACTTTTTATCTGGTGATTCCAAGAAAAAGGAAAAATTTATAAAGGAAATTGGTGAAGCTTATGAAGAAATTGGATTTGTAGCTTTAAAAGGTCATTTTTTATCAGAAGAGCTTACAAATAACCTATACAAAGAAGTAAAAAGTTTTTTTGAACTTAGCGAAGCTACTAAAGAATCGTATACTATTGAAGGAATTGGTGGACAACGTGGATATACTTCTTTTGGCAAAGAAAGTGCTAAAGGAAAAACAGTAGGAGATTTAAAAGAATTTTGGCACTTTGGACAAGAAGTGGTTGGTAATGAAAAATTAAAAGCAGCATATCCCGAAAATGTAATTGTTAAAGAAGTTCCGAACTTTAATAAAGTTGGAATGGAAGCTTATAAAAATTTAGAAAAGACAGCAATATATGTTTTAAGAGCACTTTCTTTATACATTGGTTTAGACGAATTTTATTTCGACAAATATGTCATAAATGGAAATAGTATTTTACGACCAATCCACTACCCTCCTATTCAAGGTGAACCTAAAGGAGCTGTTAGAGCTGCAGCACATGGCGATATTAATTTAATAACATTACTAATGGGTGCATCGGCATCTGGTTTAGAAGTTCAAAACAAACAAGGAAAATGGATTCCTGTTACTGCTTTACCAGAGCAATTAGTAATAAATGTAGGAGATATGTTAGAGCGTCTTACAAATAATAAATTACGTTCAACAATACATAGAGTTGTAAATCCTCCAAGAGAAGAATGGGGAAACTCACGTTATTCTATTCCATTTTTCACACATCCAATAAGTGAAATGTCATTAAATTGCTTACCAGAATGCATTAATGAATTACGCCCAAAAGTATATGATGATATTACTGCTGGTGAGTTTTTAACGGAACGTTTAAAAGATTTAGGCTTAATAAAATGA
- a CDS encoding DUF6048 family protein, whose translation MTQRHILIFIISILIQFTAYAQEQETDKEKIQEQEIEIVPDSLKTKVSYGIRVGVDISKPIISFLEEDTKGFEITGDLRLSDNIYAAAELGFEDVLKTEDYLNYTTKGSFIKLGANFNAYENWKGMDNQIYVGARYGFSFFEQTLNSYTPNMSGTYFITDPIEAGTNFKDLNAHWLEFLFGMKVETFKNLYLGMQFSVKKMITTKEPNNFKNLYIPGFNRVFSNDLGVGFNYTISYNIPLLNKFK comes from the coding sequence ATGACACAACGGCACATATTAATATTTATCATTAGTATTTTAATTCAATTTACTGCATACGCTCAAGAACAGGAAACTGATAAAGAAAAAATACAAGAACAAGAAATAGAAATAGTTCCAGATTCTCTAAAAACTAAAGTTAGTTATGGAATTAGAGTTGGTGTAGACATTAGCAAACCAATTATTTCTTTTTTAGAAGAAGATACCAAAGGATTTGAAATAACTGGTGATTTACGCCTTTCAGACAATATCTATGCTGCTGCAGAATTAGGTTTTGAAGACGTTCTAAAAACCGAAGATTATTTAAATTACACTACAAAAGGATCATTTATTAAACTTGGTGCCAATTTTAATGCTTATGAAAACTGGAAAGGAATGGATAACCAAATTTATGTAGGTGCACGCTATGGTTTCAGCTTTTTTGAACAAACATTAAATAGCTATACCCCAAATATGTCTGGCACCTACTTTATTACAGATCCAATTGAAGCAGGTACCAATTTTAAAGATTTAAATGCACATTGGTTAGAGTTTTTATTTGGAATGAAAGTAGAAACTTTTAAAAACCTATATTTAGGAATGCAGTTTAGTGTTAAAAAAATGATTACTACCAAAGAGCCTAATAATTTTAAAAACCTATACATTCCAGGTTTTAATAGAGTTTTCTCTAATGACTTAGGTGTTGGTTTTAATTATACTATAAGTTATAATATTCCCCTTCTCAATAAGTTTAAATAA
- a CDS encoding DUF6452 family protein translates to MKKYITIIILAIILVVSCEKDDICLENTTPNLVLKFYDFENDTLTKTILIDSLRAINYELLEDYTNTTLDSVSLQLDLNAYKTAYQIASAGTLDTIYFSYDRNDVFVSRSCGYKAVFENLTIDSLTNNWIKSYHINNTIIDNDTTAHINIYH, encoded by the coding sequence ATGAAAAAATATATTACAATAATAATTTTAGCAATCATCTTAGTTGTAAGTTGTGAAAAAGATGATATTTGTTTGGAAAACACAACTCCAAATTTAGTGCTAAAATTTTATGATTTTGAAAATGACACACTCACAAAAACCATTTTAATTGATTCTTTAAGAGCTATAAATTATGAACTACTTGAAGATTATACCAATACAACCCTAGATTCAGTTTCTCTTCAATTAGATTTAAACGCATACAAAACTGCATACCAAATTGCATCTGCAGGAACATTAGATACTATATACTTTAGTTATGATAGAAACGATGTTTTTGTCTCAAGATCTTGTGGTTACAAAGCAGTTTTCGAAAACTTAACCATAGACAGTTTAACCAACAATTGGATTAAATCATATCATATTAATAACACAATTATTGACAATGACACAACGGCACATATTAATATTTATCATTAG
- the rlmD gene encoding 23S rRNA (uracil(1939)-C(5))-methyltransferase RlmD translates to MARRKKQLIFENIEVIDAGARGKTIAKAPDGRVIFLTNTVPGDVVDIRTGKKRKAYFEGTAIKFHKYSDKRTTPVCEHFEHCGGCKWQNMDYKHQLTYKENEVINNLVRIGHLDLPEVTPILGCEKTYFYRNKMEFSFSNSRWLTLDEINSDEEIDNRNACGFHISGMWDKILDVSKCHLQEDPSNDIRNFIKNYGIENGLEFYNPREQSGLLRTLMLRISSTGEIMVVIQFFKEDTEKRIGLLNALSEKFTQITSLQYVINSKGNDTLYDQNIQLFKGRDHIFEEMEGLKFKIGPKSFYQTNSTQAYELYKITRNFANLTGNEVVYDFYTGTGTIAQFVSKKAKKIIGVESVPEAIEDAKLNAQLNNIENVEFYAGDMKDVFNDSFINKHGQPDVIITDPPRDGMHKNVVAKILEIAPKRIVYVSCNSATQARDLSLMKEQYTIIKTQAVDMFPQTHHVENVVLLELK, encoded by the coding sequence ATGGCAAGAAGAAAGAAACAACTTATTTTTGAAAACATAGAAGTTATAGACGCTGGAGCAAGAGGTAAAACTATTGCTAAAGCCCCAGACGGACGTGTTATTTTTTTAACAAATACCGTTCCTGGAGATGTTGTTGACATTAGAACTGGTAAAAAAAGAAAAGCTTATTTTGAAGGAACTGCAATAAAATTTCATAAATATTCCGATAAAAGAACAACACCTGTTTGCGAACATTTTGAACATTGTGGTGGTTGCAAATGGCAAAACATGGACTATAAACACCAATTAACCTACAAAGAAAATGAAGTTATAAACAATCTTGTACGTATTGGACATTTAGACTTGCCCGAAGTAACTCCTATTTTAGGCTGTGAAAAAACCTACTTCTATAGAAATAAAATGGAATTTTCTTTTTCTAACAGCCGTTGGCTAACCTTAGATGAAATAAACTCTGACGAAGAAATTGACAACAGAAATGCTTGTGGATTTCATATTTCTGGTATGTGGGATAAAATTTTAGATGTTTCCAAATGTCATTTACAAGAAGACCCTTCTAATGATATACGTAATTTTATTAAAAATTATGGAATAGAAAACGGATTAGAATTTTACAATCCTAGAGAGCAATCTGGTTTATTACGTACCCTTATGTTACGTATTTCTTCAACTGGTGAAATTATGGTTGTAATTCAATTTTTTAAAGAAGATACCGAAAAACGCATCGGTTTATTAAATGCTTTATCTGAAAAATTTACTCAAATTACATCATTACAATATGTAATTAACAGTAAAGGAAACGACACTTTATACGATCAAAACATTCAATTATTTAAAGGAAGAGATCATATTTTTGAAGAAATGGAAGGTTTAAAATTTAAAATTGGGCCAAAATCATTTTATCAAACAAACTCTACACAAGCTTACGAATTGTATAAAATTACAAGAAATTTTGCTAATTTAACTGGCAATGAAGTTGTTTACGATTTTTATACAGGAACCGGAACCATTGCTCAATTTGTGTCAAAAAAAGCTAAAAAAATAATAGGTGTAGAATCTGTACCTGAAGCCATTGAAGATGCTAAACTAAATGCACAATTAAATAACATAGAAAACGTTGAGTTTTATGCAGGTGATATGAAAGATGTATTTAACGACAGTTTTATAAACAAACATGGGCAACCAGATGTTATTATTACAGATCCACCAAGAGATGGGATGCATAAAAATGTTGTGGCTAAAATTTTAGAAATAGCACCAAAACGTATTGTTTATGTTAGCTGTAACTCTGCTACGCAAGCAAGAGATTTAAGTTTAATGAAAGAACAATACACAATAATTAAAACACAAGCAGTAGATATGTTTCCGCAAACACATCATGTAGAAAATGTAGTTCTTTTAGAATTAAAATAA
- a CDS encoding c-type cytochrome, translated as MKKSVLALGLVAAIFTSCGDKKKEEVKKEVETKVEAVQEKVADAVDNIALGKQLFTDKTCTTCHQADTKVIGPSIKEIVKVYNEKEGNLVKFLKGESPAIVDTDPGQVAIMKANLDGFVKDLTGDELAALAAYMRSVK; from the coding sequence ATGAAAAAATCGGTTTTAGCATTAGGTTTAGTTGCTGCAATATTTACAAGTTGTGGTGATAAAAAGAAAGAAGAAGTAAAAAAAGAAGTTGAAACAAAAGTAGAAGCAGTACAAGAAAAAGTAGCTGATGCTGTTGATAACATTGCTTTAGGTAAGCAATTATTTACAGATAAAACGTGTACAACTTGTCACCAAGCAGATACTAAAGTTATTGGTCCTTCTATAAAAGAAATTGTAAAAGTTTATAACGAAAAAGAAGGAAACCTTGTTAAATTCTTAAAAGGAGAATCTCCTGCAATTGTTGATACTGATCCAGGTCAAGTAGCTATTATGAAAGCTAACTTAGATGGTTTTGTAAAAGACTTAACTGGCGACGAATTAGCTGCACTTGCTGCATATATGAGAAGTGTAAAATAA
- the rocD gene encoding ornithine--oxo-acid transaminase, whose product MISEKLTSQQAIDFENQYGAHNYHPLPVVLSRGEGVYVWDVEGKKYYDFLSAYSAVNQGHCHPTIINALTQQASKLTLTSRAFYNDILGNYEKYVTQYFGFEKVLPMNTGAEAVETAIKLCRKYAYEKKGIPENEAQIIVCKNNFHGRTTTIISFSNDEDARKNFGPFTAGFIKIEYDNLEALENTLKTTKNVAGFLVEPIQGEAGVYVPSKGYLAKAKALCEKYKVLFIADEVQTGVARTGKLLAVNHENVTPDILILGKALSGGVYPVSAVFSNTEIMNVIKPGQHGSTFGGNPLACAVAIAALEVVRDEKLAENSEVLGALFRTEIQKLVESSDLVNSVRGKGLLNAILINDTEKSSTAWDICIKLRDNGLLAKPTHGNIIRFAPPLVMNKEQLLDCVEIIKKTILEFKI is encoded by the coding sequence ATGATTTCAGAAAAATTAACATCACAACAAGCAATTGATTTCGAAAACCAATATGGAGCACACAATTACCATCCGTTACCAGTAGTTTTAAGTAGAGGAGAAGGTGTATATGTTTGGGATGTAGAAGGAAAAAAGTATTACGATTTTTTATCTGCTTACTCGGCAGTTAACCAAGGGCATTGTCACCCTACAATTATTAATGCTTTAACTCAACAAGCGAGTAAATTAACACTAACATCGCGTGCATTTTATAATGATATATTGGGTAATTACGAAAAATATGTAACTCAGTATTTTGGTTTTGAAAAAGTATTACCAATGAATACTGGTGCAGAAGCTGTTGAAACGGCTATTAAATTATGTAGAAAATATGCCTACGAGAAAAAAGGAATTCCAGAAAATGAAGCACAAATTATAGTTTGTAAAAATAATTTTCACGGACGTACAACAACAATTATTTCTTTTTCTAATGATGAGGATGCACGTAAAAACTTTGGTCCGTTTACTGCAGGATTTATAAAAATTGAATATGATAATTTAGAAGCTTTAGAAAATACATTAAAAACCACTAAAAACGTTGCTGGTTTTTTAGTAGAGCCAATTCAGGGTGAAGCAGGAGTTTATGTGCCTTCTAAAGGTTATTTAGCTAAAGCAAAAGCTTTATGCGAAAAATACAAAGTACTTTTTATTGCTGATGAAGTGCAAACAGGTGTGGCTAGAACAGGTAAATTGTTAGCTGTAAATCATGAAAATGTAACACCAGATATTTTAATTTTGGGAAAAGCTTTAAGTGGAGGTGTATATCCGGTTTCAGCAGTCTTTTCGAATACTGAAATTATGAATGTTATTAAACCTGGTCAACATGGATCTACTTTTGGTGGTAATCCGTTGGCTTGTGCTGTTGCAATTGCTGCTTTAGAAGTTGTAAGAGATGAAAAATTAGCTGAAAATTCTGAAGTTTTAGGAGCTCTTTTTAGAACTGAAATACAAAAATTAGTTGAATCTAGTGATTTAGTAAACTCTGTACGCGGTAAAGGATTATTAAATGCTATTTTAATTAATGATACCGAAAAGAGTTCTACAGCTTGGGATATTTGTATAAAATTAAGAGATAATGGATTGTTAGCAAAACCAACACACGGAAATATTATTCGTTTTGCGCCGCCATTGGTTATGAATAAAGAACAATTGTTAGATTGTGTTGAAATTATTAAAAAAACAATATTAGAATTTAAAATTTAG
- a CDS encoding DEAD/DEAH box helicase — translation MSTFKELGLNKDIIKALTDLGYENPTEIQSKAIPQVLASTDDLKAFAQTGTGKTAAFSLPILEQIDLGSKNTQAIILSPTRELALQIANNIEEFSKYSKGCNVAAVYGGANIEEQIRKLKKGAQIVVGTPGRTVDLINRRQLKLDNLRWLVLDEADEMLNMGFKDELDKILAVTPEEKQTLLFSATFPREVESIAKKYLHKPVEITSGEKNKGSDQVSHQYYVVSERNRYAALKRIADVNPDIYSIIFCRTRRETQEIADKLIKDGYNADSLHGDLSQAQRDSVMEKFRKKHLQLLVATDVAARGLDVNDLTHVINHKLPDQIESYTHRSGRTGRAGKEGISIAIVTGREKGKLRPIERIIGKKFISTPVPTGKEICQNQLFKLIDKVHDIKVNETEINDFLPSIYEKLEDLSREELIKRFVSLEFNTFLSYYENAPDLNDSDQMRGNDRDSRGKRRDDENMTRFFINIGRKDRLNPAKLIGLINDQQIAKNIEIGQIEILDTFSFFELDKNYKDETIASFQENDVNFEGRGVNVEITEKKRSGRGGSGSGRRRRDGGKNENSRSGGGRRRSKDRKEGGNTSGFGRKRDNSNGSSRRRKG, via the coding sequence ATGTCGACATTTAAAGAATTAGGTCTTAATAAAGATATTATTAAGGCTCTTACCGATTTGGGATATGAAAATCCTACAGAAATCCAATCAAAAGCAATTCCACAAGTACTAGCATCAACAGATGATTTAAAAGCTTTTGCACAAACAGGTACAGGAAAAACAGCAGCGTTTAGCTTACCAATTTTAGAACAAATTGATTTAGGAAGCAAAAACACACAAGCTATAATTTTATCGCCAACACGAGAGTTAGCGCTTCAAATTGCAAATAATATTGAAGAATTTTCAAAATACTCTAAAGGGTGTAATGTAGCAGCAGTTTATGGTGGTGCTAATATTGAAGAACAAATTAGAAAACTAAAAAAAGGTGCTCAAATTGTAGTAGGCACTCCTGGTAGAACAGTTGATCTTATTAATAGAAGACAATTGAAACTAGACAATTTAAGATGGTTAGTTTTAGATGAAGCTGATGAAATGCTTAATATGGGTTTCAAAGATGAACTAGATAAAATTCTTGCTGTTACTCCAGAAGAAAAACAAACTTTATTATTTTCTGCAACATTTCCAAGAGAAGTAGAAAGCATTGCTAAAAAATACTTACACAAACCAGTTGAGATTACTTCTGGTGAAAAAAATAAAGGATCAGATCAAGTTTCTCATCAATATTATGTTGTTTCAGAAAGAAATAGATATGCTGCATTAAAAAGAATAGCAGACGTAAATCCTGATATTTATAGCATTATTTTTTGTAGAACTCGTAGAGAAACTCAAGAAATTGCAGATAAATTAATTAAAGATGGTTACAACGCAGATTCACTTCACGGAGATTTATCTCAAGCACAACGCGATAGCGTTATGGAAAAATTCCGCAAAAAACATTTACAACTTTTAGTAGCTACAGATGTTGCTGCTAGAGGGTTAGATGTTAATGATTTAACACATGTAATTAACCACAAATTACCAGATCAAATAGAATCTTACACACACCGTAGTGGTAGAACTGGACGTGCAGGTAAAGAAGGAATTTCTATTGCAATTGTTACAGGTAGAGAAAAAGGAAAATTACGTCCAATTGAAAGAATTATTGGAAAAAAATTTATAAGCACTCCCGTTCCTACTGGAAAAGAAATTTGCCAAAATCAATTATTTAAATTAATTGATAAAGTTCACGACATTAAAGTTAATGAAACTGAAATTAACGATTTCTTACCTTCTATTTATGAAAAATTAGAAGATTTAAGTCGTGAAGAATTAATTAAACGATTTGTTTCTTTAGAATTTAATACTTTTCTTTCTTATTATGAAAATGCTCCTGACTTAAATGACAGTGATCAAATGAGAGGTAACGATAGAGATAGCAGAGGAAAAAGAAGAGATGATGAAAATATGACTCGTTTCTTTATAAATATTGGAAGAAAAGACAGATTAAACCCTGCAAAACTTATCGGTTTAATTAACGATCAACAAATTGCAAAAAACATAGAAATTGGTCAAATTGAAATCTTAGACACCTTCTCATTTTTTGAATTAGATAAAAATTATAAAGATGAAACCATTGCTTCTTTCCAAGAAAACGATGTTAATTTTGAAGGCAGAGGCGTAAATGTTGAAATTACAGAAAAAAAACGATCTGGCAGAGGCGGTAGCGGAAGTGGCCGAAGAAGAAGAGATGGTGGTAAAAATGAAAACAGCCGAAGCGGTGGCGGAAGAAGACGTAGTAAAGACCGTAAAGAAGGTGGAAACACTAGCGGTTTTGGCAGAAAACGCGATAATTCTAACGGCTCTTCAAGAAGAAGAAAAGGATAA